A section of the Camelus ferus isolate YT-003-E chromosome 33, BCGSAC_Cfer_1.0, whole genome shotgun sequence genome encodes:
- the LOC102505519 gene encoding collagen alpha-1(XVIII) chain-like, whose protein sequence is MEGDRIPWDSGSQGREHLGPAWPPGPQGPPGIDYEGRQGPPGPPSFQGLYRQTFRVLGPPRPARTPRPPKVHGCLLRVRVWATYQTMLDKVPEVPEGWLIFVAEREELYVRVRNGFQNVPLGARTPRPRGTDKEVAASQPPGVQRHEGNPYPRRELPRATRRPWWAHDSLAKPPRLPDPQPYPEPRTIAPMCTSGQHPPPRLAPPPRLPPPPGLPGGAPPGRAQQPAAGRPAQHPPGPRRACGMARTPAGAARRELLRGVAD, encoded by the coding sequence ATGGAGGGTGACAGGATACCCTGGGATTCTGGGTCCCAAGGGAGAGAGCATCTGGGGCCAGCCTGGCCCCCTGGGCCTCAGGGACCCCCTGGCATCGACTACGAGGGACGCCAGGGGCCCCCAGGACCTCCTTCCTTCCAAGGCCTTTACAGGCAGACTTTCAGAGTTCTTGGGCCCCCCAGGCCTGCTCGGACCCCCAGGCCCCCCAAGGTCCATGGGTGCCTCCTCAGGGTGAGGGTCTGGGCCACGTACCAGACCATGCTGGACAAGGTGCCCGAGGTGCCAGAGGGCTGGCTTATCTTTGTGGCTGAGAGGGAGGAGCTGTACGTCCGGGTGCGGAACGGCTTCCAGAATGTTCCACTGGGGGCCCGCACACCACGCCCACGTGGGACGGACAAAGAGGTGGCCGCCTCGCAGCCCCCAGGGGTGCAGCGGCATGAGGGCAACCCTTACCCCCGCCGGGAGCTCCCTCGAGCAACAAGGCGGCCCTGGTGGGCACACGACAGCTTAGCCAAGCCCCCACGCCTGCCGGACCCCCAGCCCTACCCGGAGCCCCGCACCATTGCTCCTATGTGCACCTCCggccagcacccccccccccggctcgccccccccccccggctcccccccccccccggactTCCAGGCGGTGCTCCACCTGGTCGCGCTCAGCAGCCCGCAGCCGGGCGGCCAGCGCAGCACCCGCCTGGCCCCAGAAGAGCGTGTGGCATGGCTCGGACCCCAGCGGGCGCGGCTCGCCGAGAGCTGCTGCGAGGCGTGGCGGACTGA